A genome region from Glutamicibacter arilaitensis Re117 includes the following:
- a CDS encoding polysaccharide deacetylase family protein, with amino-acid sequence MEHRSRRWALKAGAASLGAVAAGLLGGCSASGPATATRSASPSASGAASSTPPAPAPSASPSSARQYPTRAQILSEFKNQRTGEFGLEVKGIELGLPTATKSAALTFDACGGAYGSGIDHALLDTLRDHKVPATLFINQRWARSNGAAMEELVADPLFEIANHGTSHAPLSVAGQSAYGLRGTGSVGEAYDEVMGNQKYLAGQYAVDARFFRSGTAHMDEVSAAMCRKLGLIPMNFTVNLDAGASFPAATVAAQMQLLSAGSVGIGHFNQPESGTAKGIALGLVAALDSGLEFITLSEAW; translated from the coding sequence ATGGAGCATCGCTCGCGCCGCTGGGCATTGAAAGCTGGCGCCGCCAGCTTGGGCGCCGTAGCCGCAGGGCTGCTAGGTGGTTGCAGTGCCAGCGGGCCGGCAACTGCCACGCGTTCTGCGAGTCCATCGGCATCTGGTGCTGCCAGCAGCACGCCGCCGGCACCTGCGCCCTCGGCGTCGCCCAGCAGTGCCAGGCAGTATCCGACGCGCGCCCAGATCCTCAGCGAGTTCAAGAATCAGCGGACCGGCGAGTTCGGCCTGGAGGTCAAGGGGATCGAACTGGGACTGCCAACGGCCACCAAGAGTGCGGCGCTGACCTTTGATGCCTGCGGGGGAGCGTACGGGTCAGGGATCGACCATGCCTTGCTCGACACCCTGCGTGACCATAAGGTCCCCGCGACCCTATTCATCAACCAGCGGTGGGCCCGAAGCAACGGTGCGGCCATGGAAGAGCTGGTAGCCGATCCGTTGTTTGAAATCGCCAATCACGGCACCAGCCATGCTCCGCTGAGTGTTGCGGGGCAATCGGCCTACGGCCTCCGCGGGACCGGTTCGGTGGGCGAAGCCTACGACGAGGTCATGGGCAACCAGAAGTATCTGGCTGGACAGTACGCGGTGGATGCTCGATTCTTCCGCTCGGGCACCGCGCATATGGATGAAGTCTCGGCTGCGATGTGCCGCAAGCTGGGATTGATCCCGATGAATTTCACGGTCAATCTGGATGCCGGGGCCAGTTTCCCGGCCGCCACGGTCGCAGCGCAGATGCAGCTGCTAAGTGCCGGGTCCGTGGGGATCGGGCATTTCAACCAACCCGAGTCGGGTACCGCCAAGGGGATAGCCCTCGGTTTGGTCGCTGCCCTTGATTCTGGACTGGAGTTCATCACGCTCTCAGAGGCCTGGTAG
- a CDS encoding HNH endonuclease signature motif containing protein: MSTSLRAAITALAQALKAGPVSSAEDALALAALIPALHQHLVPAAPTGAQEFMLDPRYALAMASFAESAGHQALRTQIYAAHLIEDSAAHTLTSDELDAVRAGTTDFSTPVERSAARPCFANPTALLAAWLHTGFFEAKRRIQDAHHVIGQYDYQHQSYPAQYPLMAQRFNDQTRPPGEVLAAARRMSALEPKREEFAIPTPSSVLAENGELLEAEVYRQMEEPDPGTRRKLVSSCLKEAKNRTAKKRPEAEEGIFRRGERDGLVHYDVALRPVRAELFESSIAQSDNPRSEAGQAAREASEANEEHGGEFDQVGGAHPDFVTDEEAAASHEPDRAPLSPAARRLNGMMNLMQINARRLRELLEATRNRRSASENSQPEHQEPNIPLIKPQVVVMMSLDELEGRAKTHGITSHGFKLNATDLRQALANAQIIPMVLGGKGEILDIGRSQRKHPKYMRLGVTVRDRGCLVPGCTMDPERCNIHHIEFWSAGGVTAVYWSAMLCDTHHHDVHTGLIKVIPDGGVPKVILPAFMDPAQKPVRNSYHMAKAA; this comes from the coding sequence ATGAGCACATCCCTCCGTGCGGCGATCACCGCACTCGCCCAGGCACTCAAGGCCGGACCGGTTTCCTCTGCCGAGGACGCCCTGGCCTTGGCCGCGCTGATTCCAGCCCTGCACCAGCACCTGGTCCCGGCAGCTCCAACGGGCGCCCAGGAATTCATGCTCGACCCGCGCTATGCCCTGGCCATGGCCAGCTTCGCAGAATCAGCTGGCCATCAGGCGTTGCGAACCCAGATCTACGCGGCCCATCTGATCGAAGACAGCGCCGCCCACACCCTGACCAGCGATGAGCTGGATGCGGTCCGTGCGGGCACCACCGATTTCAGCACACCGGTCGAACGCAGCGCCGCACGTCCCTGCTTCGCCAATCCCACCGCATTATTGGCCGCGTGGCTCCACACCGGGTTTTTCGAGGCGAAACGCCGTATCCAGGATGCCCACCACGTCATAGGCCAATACGACTACCAGCACCAAAGCTATCCCGCGCAGTACCCGCTGATGGCTCAACGCTTCAACGATCAGACCCGCCCTCCGGGTGAAGTCCTGGCCGCGGCCCGCCGGATGAGTGCGCTGGAGCCAAAACGCGAGGAATTCGCCATTCCCACCCCTTCGAGCGTCTTGGCCGAAAATGGCGAACTGCTCGAAGCGGAGGTCTATCGCCAAATGGAGGAACCCGATCCGGGCACCCGACGCAAGCTTGTGTCTAGCTGCTTGAAAGAGGCGAAGAATCGTACGGCAAAGAAACGGCCAGAAGCCGAAGAGGGAATTTTCCGACGAGGCGAACGCGATGGTCTGGTGCACTACGACGTGGCCCTGCGTCCGGTGCGCGCAGAACTGTTCGAATCCAGCATCGCCCAGAGCGATAATCCCCGCTCTGAAGCTGGTCAGGCCGCCCGTGAAGCTTCGGAGGCCAATGAGGAGCACGGCGGTGAATTCGACCAGGTAGGCGGTGCGCACCCGGACTTCGTAACCGACGAAGAGGCCGCGGCAAGCCACGAGCCTGACCGCGCACCGCTTTCGCCGGCCGCCCGCCGGCTCAACGGCATGATGAATCTCATGCAGATCAACGCGCGAAGACTGCGTGAACTGCTCGAAGCCACCCGCAATCGCAGGTCCGCGTCGGAGAATTCTCAGCCAGAGCATCAGGAACCGAACATTCCGCTCATCAAGCCCCAAGTGGTCGTGATGATGAGCTTGGATGAGCTCGAAGGGCGGGCCAAAACCCACGGAATCACTTCCCATGGTTTCAAGCTCAACGCCACCGATCTCCGGCAAGCATTGGCCAATGCCCAAATCATTCCGATGGTGCTCGGCGGCAAAGGCGAAATCTTGGACATCGGACGCAGCCAGCGCAAGCATCCCAAATACATGCGCCTTGGCGTCACCGTGCGCGATCGAGGCTGCCTAGTACCCGGGTGCACTATGGACCCCGAACGGTGCAACATCCACCACATCGAATTCTGGTCAGCTGGCGGTGTCACCGCGGTCTACTGGAGTGCGATGCTCTGCGATACGCACCATCACGATGTCCATACGGGTCTGATCAAGGTGATTCCCGATGGAGGGGTGCCCAAAGTCATCCTGCCCGCCTTCATGGATCCTGCTCAGAAACCAGTGCGCAACAGCTACCACATGGCCAAGGCCGCCTAG
- a CDS encoding GNAT family N-acetyltransferase — translation MGHPRQLDLETRTYHAVERSAELDEAINLFHRATGIGFYEGVPEEAKFSTLQELTYSQQMRFSMVFDLAAPPHSRHASQPVHTYGTFPGLLNAGGPQPVPVHKISAVTVAPAYRRRGILSRRITADLEYARQAGFALAALTASEATIYGRYGFEPATYQTRFTLKCSHGLKFRVPVPGEVVEIEPQDFGPDYARLAVRALEATFGSVDSTEYDNGFALGRWESWESLEQPKNLRCAAYYDETGELSGFAAYKFDGWDEPTAKLTVHKLVATSIVARLKLYEYLGNHDLVQEVQGQGPVADPLRRVLENVRDYHVRSVDDVLWLRVLNVVAAFEARGYQHNGRLLLGVGDRMGVVAGTYLFEVADSRATVSLVQSGQEPADVPRVDLSERELAGLYLGTVTLKDLLDTGRAELESTSARGSWLELFDVAGEGFTPHGF, via the coding sequence ATGGGCCACCCACGCCAGCTTGATCTGGAAACCCGCACGTACCATGCTGTTGAACGCAGCGCGGAACTCGATGAGGCGATCAACCTTTTCCACCGGGCTACCGGGATCGGCTTCTACGAGGGCGTGCCCGAGGAAGCCAAGTTCTCCACCCTGCAGGAACTGACCTACTCCCAGCAGATGCGTTTTTCAATGGTGTTCGATCTGGCCGCGCCACCGCACTCGCGGCATGCATCCCAGCCGGTACACACCTATGGAACTTTCCCCGGTCTGCTCAATGCCGGCGGCCCGCAACCGGTCCCGGTGCATAAGATCAGTGCTGTCACTGTGGCACCGGCCTACCGGCGGCGCGGGATCTTGTCCCGGCGGATCACGGCCGATCTGGAATATGCCCGCCAGGCAGGTTTTGCGTTGGCCGCGTTGACCGCTTCGGAAGCCACGATTTACGGGCGCTACGGCTTTGAGCCGGCGACGTACCAAACGCGGTTTACGCTCAAGTGCTCGCACGGGTTGAAGTTCCGAGTACCGGTGCCGGGTGAGGTAGTGGAAATTGAGCCGCAGGACTTCGGCCCGGACTACGCGCGCTTGGCGGTACGCGCGCTGGAAGCCACCTTCGGCTCCGTGGACAGCACCGAATACGACAACGGCTTCGCACTGGGGCGCTGGGAAAGCTGGGAGTCCTTAGAGCAGCCCAAGAACCTGCGGTGCGCCGCTTACTACGACGAGACGGGGGAACTGTCCGGATTTGCGGCTTATAAGTTCGATGGATGGGACGAGCCCACGGCCAAGCTGACCGTGCACAAGCTCGTGGCAACCAGCATCGTGGCTCGGCTCAAGCTCTACGAATACCTGGGCAACCATGACTTGGTGCAGGAGGTGCAGGGGCAGGGTCCTGTGGCCGACCCGTTGCGCCGGGTACTGGAAAACGTGCGGGACTACCATGTGCGTTCGGTGGACGATGTGCTCTGGTTGCGGGTGCTTAATGTGGTCGCGGCCTTTGAAGCCCGTGGCTACCAGCATAATGGCCGTCTGCTGCTGGGGGTCGGGGACCGGATGGGCGTTGTGGCTGGAACCTACCTCTTTGAGGTGGCGGATTCCCGCGCGACGGTCAGCCTGGTGCAATCAGGGCAAGAACCAGCGGATGTTCCCCGGGTGGACTTGTCCGAACGCGAGCTTGCAGGTCTGTATTTGGGCACGGTGACGCTGAAAGACTTACTGGATACCGGCAGAGCCGAACTTGAAAGCACCAGTGCACGGGGGAGTTGGCTGGAGTTGTTCGACGTAGCCGGAGAAGGATTTACGCCGCATGGTTTCTAA
- the rpsA gene encoding 30S ribosomal protein S1, producing MTITSNENNSAPVVAINDIGSAEDFLAAVDATIKYFNDGDLVEGTVVKVDHDEVLLDIGYKTEGVIPSRELSIKHDVDPGEVVTVGDSVEALVLTKEDKEGRLILSKKRAQYERAWGDIEKIKEEDGVVTGTVIEVVKGGLILDIGLRGFLPASLVEMRRVRDLAPYIGQEIEAKIIELDKNRNNVVLSRRAWLEQTQSEVRSTFLNKLEKGQVRPGVVSSIVNFGAFVDLGGVDGLVHVSELSWKHIDHPSEVVEVGQEVTVEVLEVDLDRERVSLSLKATQEDPWQTFARTHALGQVVPGKVTKLVPFGAFVRVEDGIEGLVHISELAVRHVELAEQVVSVGDELFVKVIDIDLERRRISLSLKQANEGVDPEGTEFDPALYGMAAEYDEAGNYKYPEGFDPESNEWLEGFDTQRAAWEAQYAAAQERWEAHKKQVVAAIAADAEAEPAAAGGSEPAPASYSSEAPATDAGTLASDEALAALREKLTGN from the coding sequence ATGACCATCACCTCGAACGAGAACAACAGCGCACCAGTCGTCGCAATCAACGACATTGGATCTGCTGAGGACTTCTTGGCCGCAGTCGACGCCACCATCAAGTACTTCAACGATGGTGACCTCGTCGAAGGCACCGTTGTCAAGGTTGACCACGACGAAGTTCTGCTCGACATCGGTTACAAGACCGAAGGTGTCATCCCTTCCCGCGAGCTTTCCATCAAGCATGACGTTGACCCAGGTGAAGTTGTCACCGTTGGCGACAGCGTTGAAGCCTTGGTTCTGACCAAGGAAGACAAGGAAGGCCGCCTGATCCTGTCCAAGAAGCGTGCTCAGTACGAGCGTGCTTGGGGCGACATCGAAAAGATCAAGGAAGAGGACGGCGTCGTTACCGGTACCGTCATCGAGGTTGTCAAGGGTGGCCTCATCCTGGACATCGGCCTGCGTGGCTTCTTGCCAGCATCGCTCGTCGAGATGCGCCGTGTGCGCGACCTGGCTCCATACATCGGCCAGGAAATCGAAGCCAAGATCATCGAGCTGGACAAGAACCGCAACAACGTTGTGCTGTCCCGCCGTGCGTGGCTTGAGCAGACCCAGTCCGAGGTTCGCTCGACCTTCCTCAACAAGCTGGAAAAGGGCCAGGTTCGTCCGGGCGTTGTTTCCTCCATCGTCAACTTCGGTGCATTCGTGGACCTGGGCGGCGTAGACGGCCTGGTACACGTTTCCGAGCTGTCTTGGAAGCACATCGACCACCCATCCGAGGTTGTCGAGGTTGGCCAGGAAGTAACCGTAGAGGTTCTCGAAGTCGATCTGGACCGCGAGCGCGTTTCCCTGTCGCTGAAGGCTACCCAGGAAGATCCTTGGCAGACCTTCGCCCGCACCCACGCACTGGGTCAGGTTGTACCGGGCAAGGTTACCAAGCTGGTTCCATTCGGTGCGTTCGTACGCGTCGAAGACGGCATCGAAGGCCTGGTTCACATCTCCGAGTTGGCAGTTCGCCACGTTGAACTGGCTGAGCAGGTTGTCTCCGTTGGTGACGAACTGTTCGTCAAGGTCATCGACATCGACCTGGAGCGTCGCCGCATTTCGCTGTCGCTCAAGCAGGCTAACGAAGGTGTTGACCCAGAGGGCACCGAGTTCGACCCAGCACTCTACGGCATGGCTGCAGAGTACGACGAGGCCGGCAACTACAAGTACCCAGAGGGCTTCGACCCAGAGTCGAACGAATGGCTCGAGGGCTTCGACACCCAGCGCGCTGCATGGGAAGCACAGTACGCTGCTGCCCAGGAGCGTTGGGAAGCACACAAGAAGCAGGTTGTTGCCGCTATCGCTGCCGACGCAGAAGCAGAGCCTGCTGCTGCCGGTGGTTCCGAGCCAGCTCCAGCTTCGTACTCCTCGGAGGCACCAGCCACCGATGCAGGCACCCTGGCTTCGGACGAAGCACTGGCTGCACTGCGCGAGAAGCTGACCGGCAACTAA
- a CDS encoding class I SAM-dependent methyltransferase, whose product MSSEISPSSAVDPTGPSAQASLLPDLFDGLRRWPDVEAENLYAADAADRLILDTCAAAIPGQPGTAPWPQSIAIIGDHYGALALGALALGSTQVRVHTDSLTARRAIEANLNRLLPQAAGHLSFHPLAEVAEQAATILLALPRGLDVLGEQVAAVAAVAGPGAKLFAGGRIKHMSRGMNEVLSAHFTHLDVSLARQKSRVLTASIPRDEQPDSNFPATATHQVRNTAFTLVAGAGTFGAARLDPGTRLLLENLPDLSTHDTLMDLACGNGSIGIFAALQYPSLRVDASDHSASAVASTLAAAQRNDLGQRITAVQDDALSRLPAQSATLITLNPPFHIGNTVTADIAFKLIDDAARVLAPGGTLLCVFNSHLRYRSELARRIGPTTQLARDKTFTVTSSTRAQ is encoded by the coding sequence TTGAGTTCCGAAATTTCCCCGAGTTCCGCTGTGGATCCCACCGGTCCCAGCGCCCAGGCCAGCCTGCTGCCAGATCTGTTCGATGGCCTACGCCGCTGGCCCGATGTGGAAGCGGAAAACCTATACGCGGCTGACGCCGCCGACCGGCTGATCCTGGACACCTGCGCCGCGGCCATCCCCGGCCAGCCCGGGACAGCGCCGTGGCCACAGTCCATCGCCATCATCGGCGATCACTACGGCGCGCTGGCCCTGGGCGCCTTGGCGCTGGGCAGCACGCAGGTGCGGGTGCACACCGATTCGCTAACCGCCCGGCGCGCCATCGAGGCGAACCTGAACCGGCTGCTGCCCCAGGCAGCCGGGCATCTGAGCTTCCATCCGCTGGCCGAGGTCGCCGAGCAGGCCGCCACCATTTTGCTGGCCCTGCCACGCGGGCTGGATGTGCTGGGCGAACAGGTCGCCGCCGTGGCTGCCGTGGCCGGTCCCGGCGCCAAGCTATTTGCCGGTGGCCGGATCAAGCACATGAGCCGGGGCATGAACGAGGTGCTCTCCGCGCACTTCACGCACCTGGACGTGTCGCTGGCCCGGCAAAAATCCCGGGTACTCACCGCAAGCATTCCCCGCGACGAGCAGCCTGACAGCAATTTCCCTGCCACCGCCACCCACCAGGTCCGCAACACCGCATTCACCTTGGTCGCCGGAGCCGGCACCTTCGGCGCGGCGCGTCTGGACCCGGGAACCCGCCTGCTGCTGGAGAACCTGCCCGATCTGTCCACCCACGACACGCTGATGGATTTGGCCTGCGGCAACGGTTCCATCGGCATCTTCGCGGCGCTTCAATACCCGTCGCTGCGCGTGGACGCTTCAGATCATTCGGCTTCCGCGGTTGCCTCCACCCTGGCCGCCGCGCAGCGCAATGACCTGGGCCAGCGCATCACTGCGGTGCAAGATGACGCACTGAGCCGCCTGCCGGCGCAATCGGCCACGCTGATCACGCTGAACCCGCCGTTCCATATCGGCAATACCGTCACCGCCGACATCGCGTTCAAGCTGATCGACGACGCGGCGCGCGTGCTGGCACCCGGCGGCACCTTGCTGTGCGTGTTCAACTCCCATCTGCGCTACCGCAGCGAATTGGCCCGCCGTATCGGCCCCACCACCCAGCTGGCGCGCGACAAGACCTTCACCGTGACCTCCTCGACACGCGCACAATAG